The following is a genomic window from Benincasa hispida cultivar B227 chromosome 7, ASM972705v1, whole genome shotgun sequence.
TCCCATCTGTTTGCTGCAAAAGCAGATGTTAGGCTCAAATCAGCTTTTCTCTACAAGTGGCTTAAGTGAAATCATTAATCTGAGCAAATAGAACTAGTTAGTATAGTACATCATCAACAATTAGCTTCGAGATAAACAGAGCTACCATTTGAAGAACCAGGGCCAATTTTTTCGCATCGTACATTAATTTTGTTTAGACCACCAACCGAAAAAAATGACAGCCTAAGGGACTACCTCATCCAAAAGTCTTCCCTTAAGTAACAACCAGAAATCATTAGGGAAGATAGAGCTCAAAAGCCATGAAAAGCTTACTAATGCAGTATTCAAACGTGTTATCATTCAGATTCCAGCTGGAATTTTAACCAcatacatatatttaaatattccaTTAAACCAATAAATCACCAACGCTCTACAATCTCAAATAATTACTGTACCATAACAATAATTATCACAAAATGAGGGGGTGCATCTTGATTGAATAGCTTGAATCTAATGTTTTCCAAATCAACAATTTGAGTAAACTAAATAGAAGGAAGCGAAGAATTAATTGCACATTCATTTATTAtcaaacatcaattttatatgTAGAACCAAAATTAAAGAATGGTTAGTTCCAATCGAACACACCCCCAAGTTGGGTCCATGACCCAAAGATGCAGACGTCCACCACTTCCAACAGCAACAAGCTGATCAGGTTCACAGACCAGTATACAATTTATACTATCGGTACTTCTCAAGCTTGCGATGCTTGATACATAGCCATATTTAAGTTGCACAATCTTCACCACATTCTCTTCGAACTTGCCAGATGTACATGTAGAGCATGGACAATTCATATTCCCTGACCTGAGATTATTTTTCCAATATTAGTTTTCATAATATATAGTTGTTTAAAGTaatacatatttaaaatttatgaaaatgctCACAACCTGCAAAAAGGTGTTCTAATGCCACCCATCAAAACAAGATAGTTCCCATCTGGAGTTAACTGTAAACCAGTTCGCTCTACTGCAATCTTGATAACATAAACTAGTGAATTAAATCCATCATGCCAAGGAAAGCCTAACACAGTAATAAAATGAAGTTATCAAGATAAAAACTCACTTCTTTACCCAAATAATCTTTTAAAGTTGGCATCATTACTGTCGTGTGGCCAACCAAGGATGGACATCCTAACTTTGGTTCCTTTCCTTCCACCGTGTAAGTAATAAGTGTTCTGTTCTTTTCCTCCAAAAGACCACACAAAACACAAATGTGGATTACATTCTCAATGTTGctaaggaaaattgataatacaGGCATAGGGTGCAAATAAGATCCCACTATTTTCGACATTCCTTCTGCCTCACGATAGAGCTCCACATTGCAATAAGGATAAGAATCCTTACAATTGTCTCTGAAGGTTGCTCCCATCTCTTGACATAACTTGTATTTATTTGTACTTGAAACATTATTATGTTCAATCATCCCCTCGTCAGAACAACCTTCCAAATCTTCCTTCAAAACAAGTTTGTCCAGAAGTCCTGAGCTATCATTCTTGTTGGCTCTCAGTGATGCTTCATCTAGGTCTAATGTAGGACTGTGATGGCATATTTTTTCTAATCCTGCTTCAGCTTTCATAGTAGTTAAACTGCAATCAATGGGGGATTGTTCTCGAAGTGGACACTCAGAAAGTAAATCTTCTGTTTGTTGGTTTCCGGGTAGAGTGAAAAGATTGATATTAGAAGAATGTGGAGATTTAGGGGAAGACATTTCCACACCATAATGTTTTCCAAAACATCTAGTATCATAAGCTTCACTGGATGGGCGTTTGTACTCTTTAGCCAAATGAGACACACTTTGAGCTTTTCTTCTACTGTACACAATGCTTGGAACTTGAGAAGATGACAATGTGTCCATTCCCACAGCCTCTTTTCCTACCATGACTTCCTTGTTTAATGCCTCTGAATATGTGGAGGTCcttatatttgaatcatttgcATTTTGAGCTgaaaaatgaagatggaataACATCAATTTATAGACCTTCATAGTTAATATATCGGTTGTAAAGAGTTTTGCACTTCAATACCGAATTTAGTTAACATGAAGTATGTCACAAAAATGATCTTTTAAGTACAAATGAAGTTTACAGTAATGGTGTTATCATCAGTGAATGATTGGTACTAACTAAATTGCTAAGGTAAAGAAGAATGTATACATGATAACAAATTCTCACCATGCAAGAGTTGAGAAAAGGATCCACTCGAACAAGGTTGCTCATCAACATTGCTTTCTACATAATCTTTGGGAGTTTCCTGGTCCACATTCCCGGAATTTATTTCTAGATATGACGTGCATCCAAccatccttttattattatgCATGGTTTCATCAGAAAGCACTCTACCAGAAGAGGTGCAGCTGGGAAGACATTTTGAAGCATATATATAATCCTTCTGACATGTTCCATGGAAATTTCCACCAATTTCACTGTCACGGGACTTCTTGCTTCCAGTGGCTTCATGATGATTTACCAACTCATCATTCATCCGACCACAAGAATCAATAGGTTTCATATCTTCCTTACCTTGGCCATTGTCTACAGTAGAAGAGAAGTTCCCATTAATGTTTACATGGTCATAATGTTGCTCACCCTCTAGATTGTCAGGACTGTGTTTGGGAAACTCAAGACTTGGGATGGAAGATTCATAATTCCCATGTTCTATGTGCATGTATTCCTGCTTTTCTCCATCTCCTTTCTCTATAGGCAATACATCTTTTGTATTTTCATCTGCAGATGAAccgaaatatatttaaataaaactaaaagttcACACATGCATACATATCGAATGTGTCATTGTAGTCAAATGTTAATTACAGTAGGTACTGGTTATTTAAAAATTACCACAAAGAAACCTTCCCATATTACAAGGGGGCGTCCCTTTCCTGCCAGAATTCTCCTTAAGCAGAGGAATTGCTTGTGGAAGCAAGAAATTCATCATTGACTTCACCATATCTTGACCTACTgaatcaaaatcattttttttggaGCCTAAGTTTGTGTTCAATGAGCAAATCTCTTCTGGATGGGAGTCCGTCACCGACTCTTCAGGTATGATGTCAGGCTGATCGAGAATTTTCTTTTCTATGCTAACAGGAGCAGACTCAACAATAACTGcattcaataataaaaattcgaaataaaaaagacaaaataTATAAACAGGTCTATGTTTTATCCAAAAGAAATGATAGGTCAAGAAGATCTTGCTTTAGACCTGAAGTATCTGAAGCATGATGATTACTGTCTTCAGTATCTGGACAATACTTTTGAATAGAAGCATCTGCACTGTTACCATCTGTTTCCATTTCTCGACTAATACCTTCCAATATGTCCATTGACAACCTATCATACTGTACGAAGTTAAGAGCGTTTCGAACAATCACAATTTATAAATCTGACAACAAGAATATAAAACTCATTTCTCAAAATGATCTCTGTTTCTGAGGTCTATATATCTATTTAAAATGTGAATAAGAGCCTAAATGTGAACTACGGTTCAGCAAACAAGGAAGTTTACAAGCTGATTGTGAATGAAAAGAATCTAATCTCACAAGTTTTTCATCGATGGACACATTGTGAGCTACTTGAGTGAACTCTGAGACCGCATCCTTCTCTTGTACGCACACAGCTTTCTCTGAGGCATGAACAAAGAGGTTAAAATTACCATGGAGATGCAAATTTGGCTGGtaacttataaatttttttatcttttcttaCAGACGTTGCAGGTACTTCTGCCAAAAAAGTTGCTGagctatttttaatttttggaataGCAAAGgaacaatctttttttttttcttttttatgagaAGAAAACGGTGAAGAAACAATCTTTAATTAGTTTCTTTTACATACCACAAAAACCTCGATTCACTTCATTGGCTGAGCTTGAAAGTTTTGCGGTCATGGATCTAATTCTCAAACCATGATTTCGTACTTTTTTTAGATTTGCACCATTAAGTGATTTTTCCGTTTCAGTTCCATGACGACTCCTCTTTCTTGCTGTCTTTGGTTTTTCATGGCAAGAAACTAATTCAGCATTTTCACATTCATCAACAGAATGATGCTCAATTGCAGTCTGTGCAGAATCAGAACCCTTATTGCATAAGTTTGAAGGAAGTGGGCCTAGTTCTGCTGTTCCACTGACATTTGCCACTAGCTCCCTAAGTAACCTCTgaataaatggatttttgaaccCAAAAAACTACGAAGGAcgaaaagaaatataaatatgtCACTCAATGTTCTGatattatttgattaaattactaCATTTGATTGGGTGTTTGCATGTGCCTGCACACATGTGAGAGGGGTAATATTATACCAATTAATACAGAAGAtaaatcaattatctcatagACGTTTCATTGAAGTAAAATAGTTAACTGGCCTCATTCCTGtgcaaaacaaaagaaagaaagaaaggagcaAGTTTCTCAAATTGCTTATGCTTGAGATTTGCGTCAATTATGTTTTCCGAGATGATAATTTTAACATCCCAAAATAAGTAGTAACTCCATGCATTTGAACACTATCTAGTTATCTTCTTAAAACAAGAAACTTCTCATTGATGTAATGAAAAGGAACAAAAGTTGAAAAGATAAACAACATCTAGTTATCTTATTTCAAATATCTGCATAGATCTCTACAGAAGATAGAAAGTTAATCATGGCGCTTAAGATTGAAAAAACTCTCTCTTGTGCTGATACAAGGGCATTTCACTTATGAAAGTAAAGTTTTACAGTGGTGATATATTCAAACTGAGAAGATAAACTCCGCAATTTTACCATCCAATTGACTTGTCACTAGAGCATCTATGCAAAGCTAAGTTTGGTATCAAGAATGAAAATAGTTACCATGGTTGAAGAATGTCATGGAAGAGGGTATAAAATAAGGTACCGATCATAGAAGtgctagaaattaaaaatgCTACAGCATGATAGGGCTCATTTATTATTGGTTGACTCCACTGGTTAAAGGGTTccttagaaaaattcaaatctaaGAAGCAAACAGACTGCATATGGAAAGAGAAAAATTCTACCTCCACGCCATCAACTTTGCATGAAGACCTTTTCCCGTGCCAAATTTTAGTGTGGAGGCAGCCTTTCCTCTGAAACATCTCCCAAGCAATATCAGGGGTTTGACCAGAAAATGAACTTCCATCCATGGATAAAATCTGCAAGCAATATAACCTTTCAATAAATAGTTTCCAATGACATGACTAAGAAAgattttcaatatttaatagGAAGGCCATACACACCATAAATAAAGGCCCCTTTGGACCCTCATGAACttccattttgtatttgatcCCATTGTAAGCCCGAACAGCCTGATACCCAACTGGATAGGGATATCGATCTTTACCCTACACAATAATTCAATGATCACAGTAGGTCCTCAGTTGAGACTCCACATCTATAATCATGCAAATACATCTTCTCTTAACTTCTTGAAGCTCTAATGAGGGAAaacttttataaagaaaaataatgggAGAATCACCATTCTCAGATTTATCTCCTATTTACATCGCAGGGTTGAATTAGACACACCTAGATAGCCAATTGTATCCTTGGTAAATAATTCATAAAACACGTTGAAACTACCACGTGAAACTCCAAAATCTATACTTCCAGATCTCCTCAACATCTACTGTTCTTGATCTAAAACACCTTCTTCAGGTATGTTACATTTGTAATTACAACAACCAGAAGTATATCAAACCGGTAATAgttcaaattgacaaattcGTCAAGTGGTCATAATTTTCCAGTCTAGATATTGGAACCCTTCATATTTGACTCTCCTAAGGATTGCAGTGACACTTCATGCAATTTACTGGACATTTATACTGAAGCCAATTCACTCCAAATTCGCACTACACAAAATGAGTTTGTCAATTGAGCTCCGTGAAGAAGACAATTCGATTTACGTGCAAATTAAGATGGAAGTAATTGTTGCCGGTTCTACAGCAAAAACCTAGCTAGATAAGTTTCCCAATCAGCCAGTTGTAGTAACATGAAGCAAATTATCAGAAGAAATTGTTTCAAGCAACCGAGTCAAATGTTTTCGACTTGAAGAGATGaagaaattatcaaataaaCCTAGACAAATATCATCGAATAGTGCAACATAACCACCGCGATAAATGAAATCAATTACAGCAGATAAATAAATCATCAGATGcagataggaaaaaaaaaatctaacccTAGAGCTGCTCCAGTATTTCTTGTCCCATGATCCAGTGTACAGGGATCCGATGGATATTATCTCAAGACTAGCATCTGCCTGTTCTTTGAGTTGAGCTTTTGTCATTGGAAGGAAAAGGAACAACGCACACACTCACAAGAGATTAAGACTTTAGTGGCGGAATTCAGTGAAGAAGCAGGCATGGAAGATGTTGATTTTCTGAAAACCCTCGATAGACAGAGAAACGACTggaccgagagagagaaagagcgCTCGCGCGGGAAAGAAAATTGCTCAAGGTTTTACGGCGGGTTCATAATTTTCCCTCCGTCAGAGTAAGaagtattaattaaattagggTCATCCCAAAAAATAtgataaaacaattaaaacgccgttgccggggatcgAACCCGGGTCACCCGCGTGACAGGCGGGAATACTCACCACTATACTACAACGACGTGCTTCGATTGAACATCATCAACTATTGATATTTCATAATGTTCGAATAAAATTtcgaaaataaattatatttaagcgccgttgccggggatcgAACCCGGGTCACCCGCGTGACAGGCGGGAATACTTACCACTATACTACAACGACTTGATGAATGCTGttaacatataaataataattcttTTGATATATCATAATAATCGATTCAAATACTATAGTTTATTATAATCATTTAAAATGTGTGAATAATATAGATAATATCaaaaaataattgtaacatGAATATAGTTGATCTAGTTTTGGCATATACTTGCAATACGATGAGTCAGAAATTCGAGTCCTCATCCACCGTATTGTttaactaaaaaggaaaaaaaaaatctcatgaaCTAATTTATTGGTCTTCCCAAGGTAATTAAGTAAGAAtggatttttaaatatatatatatatatatatatatatatataaatccaCATCCtctacttatttatttacttgattTCATGTATAGGCACGAAATAAGGCTTATTGTCGACTTGTCGATATGAAAGCATTAGAAGGAGGGCAATTAATAAAGCGAGACCATGATTGAATCAATGTGAACTTTTTTTGTACAACTAGCTCCAGCTTCATGAATCCTAGGCGGATTATGAATAGAggtcttttgtttttataattttcatgaaTTGCAAATTAAAGTTGACATTTtaccaatgttttttttttattattattaacattgtcatgaattttaaatgaggttaaatatatgattttttttgcaTGTAATacattcttaaattttgaagtatgtctaataaatttataaacctTTAattatgtatatgatatatcatcGACACgttacatatttattttaaaataacgagaaaaaaaaactagaattaTATGTCAAATAGAATCatagaaaaatatgtttttatataCTAGAGATTTGCGACTTTAAAAGGTATTGAATAGATCAATAACCAATGAAATATAACATTGAAAATTTAACAActcattagacataaaattgagaGTGTACAATCTTATTGAGTGTACAATCTTattgatataaaattgaaattttaagaacataaataaaaacatcataaagtagaaattaaacttttattatAGTCTATAAATCTATTAGATAGAGATTTACCATAAAGTATGTATTCTCAATCAAAATGTCAAAATTCAAACCGTCATCCCTTATATCAATGGACTTAAAAAAcaagtagaaaaaaaaatcatatattttacaaaaaaaaaaaaaaagaacaaaaacaaaaacaaaaacaagttagGCCTAAGCAAACGGACATCTGATTCGTGCAACAATCACTACAAGCTGCTTCACATCATGTCGAGCACACCTACAATACAAAAAGGGtaaaaatcaaagaaagcacaatttatgtttattttataaaactcCAACCTTACAAAACGGATGAGTCATCTTCCACTCTTGTAAATGAGTTCAACAATATACTAACTATAGGTGCTCCACACGTGAACCATCCTCAAGTATAGCCACTGTATAAACTCTTCCTTTGCACACAGCCACCATCCACACGCACAGCCAGCCGAGATGCCAGAGTACTGTGTAACCGGCGGCACCGGCTTCATAGCCTCTTACTTGGTGAAGACACTGCTCGAGAATGGCCATCGCGTTCGCACCACCGTTAGAAACCCAGGTTCTGAAGTATAATCATATCCGTTGCTTTGTATTTACCCTCACTCCATCATCCTCCATACACTTATTGCCCCCAAATCCCCCCTTGTTTGGTTTGCAGTCATCAAAATTACAGTTTTATTATCATACAATTTCATCACTCAAGCAACTGGCATGATGTTGTAGATGCTGTCACACAAGCAATCATAATTCATTCGATGGAATTGTTTGATCTTAATGGTGGTCATCTATAACTTTCCATAATTTTGCACATAGAACTTATTGCTAGATTTCTAGTCATTAATACTTTAGATATCAATTACTTTAAGATAATAGTAGATAAAAATAAAGCTTCAAGGCATGAAGTCCTCCAAAGAAAGAAACGAACTTCTATAGTCCTATGTATTAGAAGGCCTAGTTATGGCTAAAGAAAAGGGTATTTTACTATTGACATCATACAAGGAATAGACCaaaaaattaatgacaaaaaatAGGTAAAAGAAAGTACTTGATGTGAATTTTGATCTCAGCCAATAAACTGTCCTCCAGATTATGGTATACCTAAACTTCCATGCATATTTTTAACAATGACTTGTTCTTTTCCTGGATAGTAAACTATGGACATGTTGGGTTTCTGTGGGAGTTTAATGGAGCAAAGGATAGGCTGAAGATAGTAAAAGCTGATTTGTTAGAAGAAGGTAGCTTTGATGAGGCCATTCAAGGAGTGGATGGGGTCTTCCACACTGCCTCACCTGTGCTTGTTCCCTACGATAACAACATTAAGGCAAGGTCCCGATCCTTCGGTTAATTTAAGGGGGTGTTTTAGGGTAAAGGCTTTGAATTAATAGTCGAGACTGCAGAATTTGATGCTCCACAGTAAAATTAATGCTTGGCAAAACCTAGCCCCAGCCTTCCATTATATAATAACTTAAACATGAGTTACATGCACTAAGTTCTTGAAATTTGTTGTTCTACATAATCTGAACACTCTATACAATCTAAAACTTGAACTCGGAGCTATATAAAATTCAGTCTTTTCGAGCTCAAGAACCTAATGTTATCTAAATACTCTAATCATCTACAACTGGGGTATGCCCAAACTCCTTTCTCATCAATGTGGGATTACCATATTTACTAAActatttaatacatattaaataAACCATTTCCTTATGAGTGTATAATTAACATTTGGCAATATGACACAGGAAACTCTGATTGATCCTTGTATAAATGGTACAATCAATGTACTAAAATCCTGTTTAAAAGCAAACAGTGTGAAACGAGTAGTGCTGACCTCTTCCTGCTCGGCAATTAGATATCGTTATGATGTCCAACAACTTTGTCCTCTCAATGAATCGCACTGGACAGATCCTGACTATTGCAAGCGCTACAACGTAAGAACCAACCCCTCTTTCTCTGTTCTATTGCATGTCACTTTCCAATGCAGAGGAAGATCGATTCAATTCAACGGATCAAAATCTTGAGGCTTTATTCTCTTTTACTTTCTTCATTTGGGCGCTTTGGCAGCTTTGGTATGCATTTGCAAAGACTTTGGCAGAGAAAGAGGCTTGGCGTATGGCAGAAGAACATGGGATTGATCTAGTTGTGGTGAACCCATCTTTTGTCGTTGGCCCTTTGCTAACACCAAAGCCAACCAGTACACAGCATCTCCTACTCAGCATTATTAAAGGTTTACAATGATCCTTCCATCTTCTTCAAACAGTCTCTAAATTTCCCTCTCAGGTTTCTCTTTGAtgggaaaaacaaacaaacattaaACGGATGGGTTGTTCCATCAGGTGAAAGGGGCGAATATCCAAATTCCACGCTGGGGTTTGTGCACATAGATGATGTGGTAGCAGCGCACATCTTGGTAATGGAAGATCCAAATGCATCAGGCAGGATCATATGTTCAAGCATAGTGGTTCACTGGTCACAGATCATTGATATGCTCAGAGCCAAATATCCATCCTACCCATTTGAAAACAAGTAAGTTAAAGAATCTCAACAACACCATCTTTGTTTTCTCTTAGTCATTTCATCAAACAGTTCATCTGCATAAATAATATTGTTAAAAAACACAAACACGAACAGGTGCAGCGTCCAGGAAGGAGATTGCAACCCTCACAACATGGACACGAGCAAGATTTTTGAACTGGGATTCCATGGTTTCAAGACGATCGAGCAAATGTTTGATGATTCCATCAAGAGTTTCCAAGACAATGGATTTCTTTGAATTGGAAAAGAACcttcaataattttatcttctttGACGCTTCACAAAATTTTAGAGCTTTGTGTAATTGAATATAAACGATTGAACGAGACAATCTGCCTCGTAGTTTAACCAAATTGATTCTGAAACTCCGTTCCGTTTTcagggttcaagagcaaactattgattttttttttttttgagtaatttttaaatttagtttaaactttaaactttaaagATCATTTGGGGTTTTccaaaaagaataataaatatatCGGAAACAGTTCTGAACGGATCGCAGAGGGCTGAATGTCATTTACTATTTTGATCACATCAACGACCGCTTCGGTTCTGCCATTCTGAATTACACgctgttattttattttcttttctttttcctatttcTACAATATTCGAATATTAGATATTGTTATATTATTAACCAATTATTAACATGTAGATAAAATTTAGCATGGacgtttaaatttaatttttcgtTTGTACATCCTAATTATCACAATATCATCACTTTTCAGAGATAATAGTCGGGGGGAAAATGAGGGGAAAATCATGATTCGTGAGATTAAATTTATAcatgaaaaagggaaaaaaaagtaatagaagaagaaaacttgTTTAAAGTTTGTTTATGTACGAATTTTCAGAGGAAAAAGATAGAATAATCTTGTTTTCCaacttttcaaattacttttttaaattttcaaacttcaaGTTTGATAAATTTCCAAGAAACTTTT
Proteins encoded in this region:
- the LOC120081503 gene encoding uncharacterized protein LOC120081503, which codes for MTKAQLKEQADASLEIISIGSLYTGSWDKKYWSSSRGKDRYPYPVGYQAVRAYNGIKYKMEVHEGPKGPLFMILSMDGSSFSGQTPDIAWEMFQRKGCLHTKIWHGKRSSCKVDGVEFFGFKNPFIQRLLRELVANVSGTAELGPLPSNLCNKGSDSAQTAIEHHSVDECENAELVSCHEKPKTARKRSRHGTETEKSLNGANLKKVRNHGLRIRSMTAKLSSSANEVNRGFCEKAVCVQEKDAVSEFTQVAHNVSIDEKLYDRLSMDILEGISREMETDGNSADASIQKYCPDTEDSNHHASDTSVIVESAPVSIEKKILDQPDIIPEESVTDSHPEEICSLNTNLGSKKNDFDSVGQDMVKSMMNFLLPQAIPLLKENSGRKGTPPCNMGRFLCDENTKDVLPIEKGDGEKQEYMHIEHGNYESSIPSLEFPKHSPDNLEGEQHYDHVNINGNFSSTVDNGQGKEDMKPIDSCGRMNDELVNHHEATGSKKSRDSEIGGNFHGTCQKDYIYASKCLPSCTSSGRVLSDETMHNNKRMVGCTSYLEINSGNVDQETPKDYVESNVDEQPCSSGSFSQLLHAQNANDSNIRTSTYSEALNKEVMVGKEAVGMDTLSSSQVPSIVYSRRKAQSVSHLAKEYKRPSSEAYDTRCFGKHYGVEMSSPKSPHSSNINLFTLPGNQQTEDLLSECPLREQSPIDCSLTTMKAEAGLEKICHHSPTLDLDEASLRANKNDSSGLLDKLVLKEDLEGCSDEGMIEHNNVSSTNKYKLCQEMGATFRDNCKDSYPYCNVELYREAEGMSKIVGSYLHPMPVLSIFLSNIENVIHICVLCGLLEEKNRTLITYTVEGKEPKLGCPSLVGHTTVMMPTLKDYLGKEIAVERTGLQLTPDGNYLVLMGGIRTPFCRSGNMNCPCSTCTSGKFEENVVKIVQLKYGYVSSIASLRSTDSINCILVCEPDQLVAVGSGGRLHLWVMDPTWGKQMGSHIIPSEDQISPNLVELKGIPEFSNLVVGHNGCGEFSLWDIPKRALMSRFNMPSASVNQFFPISLFSWKRKENFTSNCNSSDYVKELLCATSTSSKNTEASLQLRDTAIWLFASTISDSLVSHEYLPMDSQINHAEFWKLMLLANSMVTFGAELDLRASAIGASAGRGIIGRQDGLVYVWELSTGNKLGTLLRFEGANVVCIATDNKETGVVAVAAENRLLVYLLSSDWKR
- the LOC120081504 gene encoding tetraketide alpha-pyrone reductase 2 isoform X1, producing MPEYCVTGGTGFIASYLVKTLLENGHRVRTTVRNPVNYGHVGFLWEFNGAKDRLKIVKADLLEEGSFDEAIQGVDGVFHTASPVLVPYDNNIKETLIDPCINGTINVLKSCLKANSVKRVVLTSSCSAIRYRYDVQQLCPLNESHWTDPDYCKRYNLWYAFAKTLAEKEAWRMAEEHGIDLVVVNPSFVVGPLLTPKPTSTQHLLLSIIKGERGEYPNSTLGFVHIDDVVAAHILVMEDPNASGRIICSSIVVHWSQIIDMLRAKYPSYPFENKCSVQEGDCNPHNMDTSKIFELGFHGFKTIEQMFDDSIKSFQDNGFL
- the LOC120081504 gene encoding tetraketide alpha-pyrone reductase 2 isoform X2 → MELFDLNVNYGHVGFLWEFNGAKDRLKIVKADLLEEGSFDEAIQGVDGVFHTASPVLVPYDNNIKETLIDPCINGTINVLKSCLKANSVKRVVLTSSCSAIRYRYDVQQLCPLNESHWTDPDYCKRYNLWYAFAKTLAEKEAWRMAEEHGIDLVVVNPSFVVGPLLTPKPTSTQHLLLSIIKGERGEYPNSTLGFVHIDDVVAAHILVMEDPNASGRIICSSIVVHWSQIIDMLRAKYPSYPFENKCSVQEGDCNPHNMDTSKIFELGFHGFKTIEQMFDDSIKSFQDNGFL